One genomic window of Candidatus Binatia bacterium includes the following:
- the rplV gene encoding 50S ribosomal protein L22: protein METRASTRFVRISPQKARLIVDMIRGRKVEEALSVLEFTPKKAARIVAKTLRSAVANAEDTKNVDVDELIVTRCWVDEGPTLKRMLPRAQGRATKINKRSSHITVIVDEKQTGQS, encoded by the coding sequence ATGGAAACGCGCGCAAGCACTCGGTTCGTACGAATTTCACCGCAGAAGGCACGTTTGATTGTGGACATGATCCGCGGTCGGAAGGTCGAAGAGGCCCTCTCGGTTCTGGAATTTACGCCCAAAAAGGCCGCACGGATCGTGGCCAAAACTTTGCGTTCCGCTGTTGCGAACGCCGAAGACACCAAAAACGTGGATGTCGATGAGCTCATAGTTACCCGCTGCTGGGTGGACGAGGGGCCGACATTGAAGCGCATGCTTCCCCGGGCGCAAGGCCGGGCAACCAAGATCAACAAGAGAAGCAGCCATATTACCGTCATC